Below is a genomic region from Prunus persica cultivar Lovell chromosome G3, Prunus_persica_NCBIv2, whole genome shotgun sequence.
GACTATTCAAATGGGTCATGCCCTCTACCCAAACTCAAACAGAGCAATTAAAGATTAAGTTTACAACccgaagaaaaataaaatgtgcaGAGTGATAATAGCACACTCCTACGGAGCGAATATCAATGATGCCTCGATGTGGTGGTCTCGACCTCAGCTATCTAGAACATGGGGGGcgcaaaatagaaaatgtgagtggatgAAAACAAGGTTAAACACCATTTATATTCAATATAAATAACCCCTCCGTTTTAGGAAATAATGTAAACTTGTTAATTTAATCCTTTTTGTAAAACCGTAAATTCAACACCACAAAAGTAAACCCATTAATATGAAATATAATCATCAAAACCGAAAATCCTTTTTCCCACAACCATACCCTGGTAAAAATACAATAAGCCAAGtatctcatctcatctcaaTTCCGAAATTCATTTCAAATGTTCATACTTGTGCTGAGTACTCTCAATGCACATGCCCAAAAAACCTCAACCTGGAAATAAATCcacacatatacatatatacatacattcaCCACAACAAGATATGTACCAGGGGAAACAATTCAACTCGGGGACTGTTTGTTCTCAATCACATGTCGGGATCCTGCATCTTATATGTGGCTAGGGATAAGCAGTCCAAACAGGGGATTATTGCTCCTCAACATGCATGCAGGGACCTACATGGCACGTGCGGCTGAATACAGTCATACGCGTAGACTAACATCTTGACACACCTTCCAAAAAGTATATGTGTGCCCTGATAGGTCCCAAAGACCAACTTTAATTCTTTTCCATAATTCCATCATCCTTTCCATAATGAACCCGGGGAAAGTATAACAAATGGTGTGTAATCACATAAATCCCATATCCCAAAATATatccaattttataaacataaccaaaatccCAAATCCAACATCACCGTAATCCgaaacccaaattcaaatactttaataataataataataataataataataataataataataataataaaataataatcccAGGAAATCACATATCACATTGTAAAAGCCAAGACTAGCCTGATAATAAAATCTCATAATCTCATCAACCCAAAATAAccaattttccaatcaaatcataTTTATGCAAGCAATTCTATGTTTGAAAAACAAtgctcatttaaaaaaaatgtccaCTCACAACAAGTCCAAAGCTAGCTCAATTGTGAGCAAGTTCATCCTAAGCTATACATTGTGCCTGGGTACCTGGATCGACGAAACCAGTCGTCGGAATCGCCAGAAACGGCTTTGGAAACTTCAAAAATTACCCGAACTTCCAGTCGTTCCACATTTCCTTGGGTTTTCGAGCTGGAAAAATGGGTGGATTAGATAAAGGACATCAATATGAAACTTttgcaattaattttgctcGAATTGGACATTGAACAGAGATGAAATCACCGTCGGAAATTTGCTGCCGCCCACTTAGAGAGATAAAGTCatgccaagagagagagagagagagagagagagagagagagagagagagattccagaaaaaaagaatctgATATGTTACTTAAATTGGAACTTTGCGATATTTACGGTTGTGCCACTCCACTTCCGTAGATTATAACTTCTTCATTTTAACTCTAAATTGAGCCTGCCacatgtctatgaactcgtatTCACGAGTTATATGCAACAGTGCTACTCAATTCCCCAAATTCCTTTCCAAACAAAAAGTGACTAAAGTATCCCTACTCCCAAGggtaaaaatataattacacaattaaataattaaataaaaataatttgttggCTCGGGATGTTACAGTGCCACTATTAATAGTTAAAAACCTTAATAAACTATGAAATGtaataacttgcgccccaagctATTGACTTTTGATAAAGTGATTGTGAAACTAGTAAGTCTAACCCAAATAAGTGTTTGAAAATAAAGCAAACTAGTTCAAAGAGAACTGTTTATTACACAATCAAACAAAGAGACTACCATGTCCAGAAGGACATTAGAACATTGGGGTTTGACTTCTGCTTTGATTGTTGTATGTGATTCAGGCTGGACTGTATGTATTTGTACTGGAATTGCACGTCAGCACCTTTAACTAATAGGGATCAGCTGGAAATCGATACAAATATTGAGATTGGCAGAGCTATAATTGATTTGAGCCATGGTGTGGCTTGTCAAATGGGCAGAACTGGGATCACTTAGGTCTGGACTGGATTGAAAGTGGCCGGATTAGCAATTGCTGACTTGGAATCTCACTTCAGTACATATTCTGCTTGGCTGGGGATCACCTTAGAGCTATTTTGGTGATTCTGAGACATCAAGGTGTCTCTggaaatttgttgaggttttcatattatgAAAAACCTGAACTCCACTTGATTAATCTATTctaaaccaaatttgtaatgaGAGAAATCTCGTTTTCTTTGTGAAGTGCTTTTTTGAACCGAATTGAAGTTAGAAATATGAGTTTTGCCCGTTTCATTGGAAGTTGGGTGGCTTTTGCAAACCAAACAACTTGATTGCTTCTAAGTTTGAAGACTTTTGAGATCGTCTGatcttgtttggtttttgttaGTATGACTGAGAGTTTTTGTcttgattgaattttttgcTGACTTTGATCCAATTCACATCCTCctatatttataggaaatcTTCATGAGTGATGATTCCATAATATATGGAGGATGTTTGCTGAGAGGTTTTTGCTCCAGCAAACAAGGGAGTAGTAGTTATTATGACAAGAAAAACCCACATCAAGCGTCAGTTTATGATGATCAGTTTTGACTTTCTGACAACCAACTCTCCTACTTCTTGTTCGTCCCTTGTAAAATGAAATTGTATTGACGAGATCCTCATGAGTATGGAAAGGAAACTCAACATGCTTTTCTAGCATTTAATGGTTATGGGGAGTGATTTTTGATTTTACCTTTCTACCAACTCCCCCGAATGTTCTtgtgaatatttatttatgtaattGGTTTCATTCCATTTACCTTCTTTTGAAATGACCTGAGCCTTTGAAATGTCCTGGGTTGACTTCCAATTTTGGTAGAATATAGCCCAATAGTAAGATGGGCCGGTGCCCATAAATTTGGCCCAAATAAGCAATCTGAAATGACAATGCAGAGTAAGGCAAATGAGCAATCTAAAATGGCAATGCAAAGGCTTGGTGAGGAACAAGTAACACTTAGTGAAATCTACTCTGAGAAGTTTGGCACCTTATTATAACAGACATGGGAACCTTTTGAATATAAGTAGCAATGGCCAAATATATGCAGCTGATGTGTAAAGATTTTTGGATCATATCGATATCAAGCATGGGCTGTGTAAAGTTGTTTGGATAACATGAAATATGCAGCTGCTGTGTAAAATTGTTTggataatataaaatattagatTGCTGTGTTCAGTTTTCATTCAAGGCAATTACATAACATTGATGAATTAAATATAGTCAACagaataatataaaaatcagCCTCCCAAATCTTATTTGAAAAGTGcagattattaaattaaaatatatgaatGGGGAGAAGATAGTAAAACTCAGATCTGTCTTGTTTGAAGAGTACACGACTGCAAACTGATATGTCATGATTAGTGTATAATATAATAGACACCATGACAAATATCAGATCCCAAGCTTGGAGCCATTGAACATGACTTGGCTTAACTCAAATGGCTTGTGTCTTAAAAGGTATTTCTTTAATGGAAAATAGGGAAGGACTGACTCAATAACTGGTACCCAAAAAACAATTGCAACCCCAAACTAGGATACTGATGTAAAAATAGTGGCTGCATAGTCTCTCTCTACTAGTTAATGGAGACAATTTATTGTCTCAAAACTTAACTTAGGGGACAAATCTGGATCTGTAGatagtgtgtgtttttttagtAGTGATGGATATTTGAGAAGAAAACCAAGCATAAACCTTAACCCCTAGCTAAACTCTAATAACAAGTAAAACATGTAACTCCAAACAATACCCTactaacaagaaaaatatacaatgaagaaaaatcatggaaaaagaaaacgcaAAGAGGTATTGATCAAAGAAAAGATAGGGAGCGTACCTTTACAGATAGAGGAAACTGTTCGTCTTCTGCAGAGAGAAAAGCTAGGACATATGTAGAGAGAAAAACTAGCGTATGATGAAAtctttgggggggggggggggggaggttAGATTTATTATGGTCTTTGTTATTTATACCTCTCAATTTAAAACTTACCAAAATTTATCACTAAATGAAATCCTTCcaaatatatgaatttttgaaTACATCTAGATTTTAttgaactttttaaaaaacctgaTTGAATACACCTATATTTATATggactttttaaaagttaatACAAGTctgaattgaatacacccagaCTTGTAGAAACTCTTTTAAAGCTCGtataaatccaaattaaaaacacctGAATTTTTGAAATCTTTTTAAACTCTCTAGAATTCTAATTGAATACCCATGAATTTTCCAAATCCATTCAAGCCTCGCGTATCTCTAACGTAGGGTTTCATAGTAagtaagctctctctctctctctctctctctctctctctctctctctctctctctctctctctctctctcatgacAACATTCTCTTTCATGGTCGTTGTAGTAGTTGTTCTTCTTCCATGTCTGTCGCATTTCACTatatccttttgtttttcttgtcatcCTCATTATATTACCCCGTAAAAGAATCATGATTCTTCTATTACAATCATGTGAGGGGAACTTAGAAAGACTCTAGCATCACTTGAAGATTCATATTTTGGTTGATGTGATTCATTAGAAGCCCATGAAGCTTTATtaatctttttcattttcttctaaaaCGATAAGGttttgctcttcttcttccaaacaTTCTAAAACTAGGCTAACTTCCACAAAAGTTGTCATTGGATTAagctagaaaataaaaataaaacataaaaaagggCCATGGACATCAATAACGTAGTAATTTTtaacaaagaacaaaattggaataattatttatgtctACTTCAAAATGTTTGGgcctgattttatttttcagggTAAACACAAAAtcgaacccaaaaaaaaaattaatttagaacaaatttgaaaagaaaaaaatttagtttggTTTTTATATATCAGctatacaaaaacaaaaacaaaaaaatatttttaaataattaaagggAAGACACTTGTAAACTTGAAGAGGAGCCACGCGTGCCTTGTGCCAGGTTGTGATATCAGGCACTCACTCAACTCATAGCTTATAACTGATGCCCTGAGTTCCTGCAAGGAACCCTTCTCCTTTCTCCTTCCTTGTGTCAATTCAAACTCAACGCTCTGTTCATGGAAATGAAAGCTTGGTTGTGATCTTCGTCACCTGTTTTTGAGGTAACGATCTTCTCGAGTCTCCACCCAAGCAGAAACCTCAAAGTAGTAGAAAGTAATTGGCTTTCTCTCTCCTATTAGAGGTTAGggttttcatctctctctctctctgcatcaGCAACTGCAACTGCAACTAGGGTTTCAATCTTCAAGGTGATCAATTTTCTCATTCCaaatccttttaaacctttgTTTCTGTATTTACCTTCTTAATATTTTGTTACtttgtgtttaaaaaaaaaaaataataaatttaagcaTGTCGTTCTTCAATTGGATTCAAATCAAAGTGGGTTAATTATGGCGTCTGAAacaatgttgttttttttgtttgtgcatTTCTGCAATAGATTCATATATTAGCCAtgacaaggaaaagaaaatcaacagCTAAGGCCATCGAAATAggaaacaaaggaaaacaaattcaacaaaTTCAAGAAATGGGTCCTTTTATATCAGATCTTCCAAAGTCTGTCCTTCAAGATGTTCTAACAAAGCTGCCGATAAGGAGCATTATCATGTGCAAACGTGTCTGCAAGGCTTGGTATTCTCTGATTTCAGACCATGAATTTGCTAAGCTGCACCTTGCACAAGCTGAGGCCTGTCCTTTGGTCCGACCCTCTGCCCCAACACGCGTGTCAAGGACCGTTTACTTGCTTGAGCTGGAAGAGAAGTCTGATTTTGACTTGAAGGACTATGTCGGTGATGCTGGCACATCGGAATGTATCCACTTTCACCTCCGAATGAATTTTGCCAAATTCAAGATCCCTTTGCGGAATGCTGACCAAGCCATCCATGCAATGCGTAATAGGAAAGGTAGAACTAAAAGGAAACCTTGCATTAAGTTGGAGCCATTGGATCACAAATACATGTATGTGAATTCGTGTAATGGCTTGCTTTTCTTGGCTGAAACATTCTACAACGACCCTCTTGTTGTGTGCAATCCAATAACGGGTGAATTTATACAACTTCCTGAAGCTTCCGAGGATGAGAGTCGAGAGAGATTATCTATACGTTGTGCATTAGGTTACAGTCCGAAGACTAACCAATATAAGGTGTTGAGAGTCTTTAGTCAAGGAACACCCAATCTAGTTCGGATGATTGAGTTGTACACACTTGGGCAGAGTTCATGGAAATCTCTTGGTACTGCTCCCACGTCAGCAGCATATATGCTATTGACATT
It encodes:
- the LOC18782788 gene encoding F-box protein At3g07870; translated protein: MTRKRKSTAKAIEIGNKGKQIQQIQEMGPFISDLPKSVLQDVLTKLPIRSIIMCKRVCKAWYSLISDHEFAKLHLAQAEACPLVRPSAPTRVSRTVYLLELEEKSDFDLKDYVGDAGTSECIHFHLRMNFAKFKIPLRNADQAIHAMRNRKGRTKRKPCIKLEPLDHKYMYVNSCNGLLFLAETFYNDPLVVCNPITGEFIQLPEASEDESRERLSIRCALGYSPKTNQYKVLRVFSQGTPNLVRMIELYTLGQSSWKSLGTAPTSAAYMLLTLPTYLNGELYWFYYESSYEIASFDFDNEQFHSVPTPPFELEECQHVSLGLLGGSLCVCYAHENCINVWVMEDYGTQKSWTNRFSIKTDDGVWWPKGLYEPMRYLKNGGLLMFNHSTVTLIYYHPRNYRSLIYLKLRGFSPYFEAISHVPSFISLKDILMGNDVEVLNINSRCAECKLPGETRGLDLVNLDADVASDDRSFKEFRMKQGFYRWQ